Proteins encoded in a region of the Bacillus methanolicus genome:
- a CDS encoding IS4 family transposase, which translates to MDKNTIKTVFKEYIQPMDEKVFLKMIDQMKLDKYVKKLDSLTFTKLFIYAQLKQLDSLKKISFKVKNKKKLQKELGLKSISKSQLSRKLSDLPPEIFEVILHHLVEQIYREFGKEKGDDLLGKIHLIDSTTISLCLSQYRWADFRNTKAGVKIHTRVVFHEGETFPDKIMITPARPADVTQLDGLMIIDKDALHVFDRGYFDFKKFDEYCRHNIRFCTRIKENTVIHVIEELPVDPSSNISREAIVKLGRMKYPVRLIETKDSQGNTLSIIINDAKMSAQEISELYRNRWQIELFFKWMKQHLIIKRCYGKSANAVFNQIYIAMITFCLTLLMKKKVSYQGTLLEMFEFIEEYWSKSFFEFIKELFKTPDRSSYGRRPLNHEQIFIETLAQFEKGDVQHLDDLTYDPIYL; encoded by the coding sequence ATGGACAAGAATACCATAAAAACAGTATTTAAGGAATACATCCAACCAATGGATGAAAAAGTTTTTTTAAAAATGATTGATCAGATGAAGCTTGATAAATATGTGAAAAAGCTGGATAGCCTAACATTTACGAAACTTTTTATATATGCCCAATTGAAGCAGCTTGATAGCCTAAAAAAAATCAGTTTCAAGGTGAAAAACAAAAAGAAATTACAGAAAGAACTTGGCTTAAAAAGTATTAGTAAATCTCAACTTTCTCGCAAACTCTCCGATCTACCCCCGGAGATTTTTGAAGTTATTTTGCATCACTTGGTTGAACAAATCTATCGGGAATTCGGAAAAGAAAAGGGCGATGATTTACTAGGAAAAATCCATCTTATTGATTCAACAACCATCTCCTTATGCCTTAGCCAGTATCGATGGGCTGATTTTCGAAATACAAAAGCTGGAGTTAAAATCCATACTCGAGTAGTATTTCATGAAGGGGAAACTTTCCCAGACAAAATCATGATTACTCCTGCTAGACCAGCAGATGTCACACAGTTAGATGGTTTAATGATAATCGATAAGGATGCGCTCCATGTGTTTGACCGGGGTTACTTTGATTTTAAAAAGTTCGATGAGTACTGCCGTCATAATATTCGATTTTGTACTCGTATCAAGGAAAACACTGTCATCCATGTCATTGAAGAACTTCCCGTTGACCCGTCGTCAAACATTTCTCGGGAAGCAATAGTAAAACTGGGAAGGATGAAATATCCCGTTAGACTGATAGAAACGAAAGATAGTCAAGGAAATACCCTATCTATCATCATCAATGATGCAAAAATGAGTGCACAAGAAATTAGTGAACTTTACCGTAATCGCTGGCAAATTGAACTTTTCTTCAAGTGGATGAAGCAGCATTTAATCATTAAAAGATGTTATGGAAAGAGCGCGAATGCTGTTTTCAACCAAATTTACATAGCCATGATTACTTTTTGTTTAACTTTATTGATGAAGAAAAAAGTAAGTTATCAGGGAACGCTCCTTGAGATGTTTGAATTTATAGAAGAATATTGGTCAAAAAGCTTCTTCGAATTTATAAAAGAACTATTTAAAACACCTGATCGATCATCATATGGACGAAGGCCACTTAACCATGAACAAATTTTCATTGAAACCCTAGCACAGTTTGAAAAAGGAGATGTACAGCATTTAGATGATTTAACATATGACCCTATTTATTTGTAA